A single window of Arvicanthis niloticus isolate mArvNil1 chromosome 20, mArvNil1.pat.X, whole genome shotgun sequence DNA harbors:
- the Lemd2 gene encoding LEM domain-containing protein 2 isoform X1, producing MAGLSDLELRRELQALGFQPGPITDTTRNVYRNKLRRLRDEARLRDDERLRDEARPRGPERQREEARLREEAPLRARPASAALRSEPWLSPPPPSAASDAAGPYGNSGASASPWAASRGLSYPTHAGPGPLRRRASVRGSSEDDEDARTPDRAAAGRARHWWAPSSASARPHSALLGADTRPGLKGSRTGSAGAVRARPEAGRRLERCLSRLLLWASLGLLLVFLAILWVKMGKPSAPQEAEDNMKLLPVDCERKTDEFCQAKQKAALLELLHELYNFLAVQAGNFECGNPEKLKSKCIPVLEAQEYIAVSRNVTSSPSTRFKAALAWILSSNKDVGIWLKGEDPSELVTTVDKVVCLESARPRMGVGCRLSRALLTAVTHVLIFFWCLAFLWGLLILLKYRWRKLEEEEQAMYEMVKKIIDVVQDHYVDWEQDMERYPYVGILHVRDSLIPPQSRRRMKRVWDRAVEFLASNESRIQTESHRVAGEDMLVWRWTKPSSFSDSER from the exons ATGGCCGGCCTGTCGGACCTGGAGTTGCGGCGGGAGCTGCAGGCCCTGGGCTTCCAGCCAGGCCCCATCACTGACACCACTCGGAACGTCTACCGCAACAAGCTGCGCCGCCTGCGGGACGAGGCCCGGCTGCGCGACGACGAGCGGCTGCGGGACGAGGCCCGGCCGCGGGGCCCCGAGCGTCAGCGGGAGGAGGCCCGGCTACGCGAGGAAGCGCCGCTGCGCGCGCGGCCCGCCTCGGCCGCCCTGCGGTCGGAGCCCTGGTTGTCCCCGCCGCCCCCGAGCGCGGCTTCCGACGCCGCAGGGCCTTACGGCAACTCCGGGGCCTCCGCCTCTCCCTGGGCCGCAAGCCGGGGCCTCTCCTACCCGACCCACGCCGGGCCCGGGCCGCTGCGGCGTCGCGCCTCGGTCCGGGGCAGCTCCGAGGACGACGAGGATGCGCGGACGCCGGACAGGGCCGCCGCGGGCCGGGCCCGCCATTGGTGGGCCCCGTCGTCGGCCTCTGCGCGGCCGCACTCCGCGCTCCTCGGCGCCGACACGCGCCCCGGCCTGAAGGGCTCGCGCACGGGCTCTGCGGGCGCGGTGCGGGCCCGGCCCGAGGCGGGCCGGCGGCTGGAGCGCTGCCTGTCCCGCCTCCtgctctgggccagcctggggctGCTGCTCGTCTTCCTGGCCATCCTCTGGGTGAAGATGGGCAAGCCCTCGGCGCCGCAGGAGGCGGAGGACAACA TGAAATTGTTGCCGGTGGACTGTGAGAGGAAAACAGATGAG TTCTGCCAGGCCAAGCAGAAGGCAGCCTTGCTGGAGCTGTTGCATGAGCTCTACAACTTCCTGGCCGTCCAGGCAG GTAATTTTGAGTGTGGCAATCCGGAGAAGCTAAAAAGCAAATGCATCCCTGTTCTGGAGGCTCAGGAGTACATAGCTGTGAGTAGG AATGTGACCAGCAGTCCCTCTACGAGATTTAAGGCCGCGCTGGCCTGGATCCTGAGCAGCAACAAGGACGTGGGCATCTG GCTGAAAGGGGAAGACCCATCTGAGCTGGTGACCACGGTGGACAAAGTGGTCTGCCTAGAGTCCGCCCGGCCCCGGATGGGCGTCGGCTGCCGCCTCAGCCGTGCCCTGCTCACCGCAGTCACCCACGTGCTCATCTTCTTTTGGT GCCTGGCCTTCCTGTGGGGCCTGCTGATCCTCCTGAAGTACCGATGGCGGAAGctggaagaggaagaacaggcCATGTATGAGATGGTGAAGAAGATTATAG ATGTGGTTCAGGACCACTATGTGGACTGGGAACAGGACATGGAGCGCTACCCATACGTGGGCATCCTCCACGTGCGCGACAGTCTAATCCCCCCACAGAGCAG GCGGCGCATGAAGCGAGTGTGGGACCGCGCGGTGGAATTCCTGGCCTCCAATGAATCTCGGATCCAGACTGAGTCCCACCGAGTAGCCGGGGAGGACATGCTGGTGTGGAGATGGACTaagccttcctctttctctgactcaGAGCGATAG
- the Lemd2 gene encoding LEM domain-containing protein 2 isoform X2 codes for MAGLSDLELRRELQALGFQPGPITDTTRNVYRNKLRRLRDEARLRDDERLRDEARPRGPERQREEARLREEAPLRARPASAALRSEPWLSPPPPSAASDAAGPYGNSGASASPWAASRGLSYPTHAGPGPLRRRASVRGSSEDDEDARTPDRAAAGRARHWWAPSSASARPHSALLGADTRPGLKGSRTGSAGAVRARPEAGRRLERCLSRLLLWASLGLLLVFLAILWVKMGKPSAPQEAEDNMKLLPVDCERKTDEFCQAKQKAALLELLHELYNFLAVQAGNFECGNPEKLKSKCIPVLEAQEYIANVTSSPSTRFKAALAWILSSNKDVGIWLKGEDPSELVTTVDKVVCLESARPRMGVGCRLSRALLTAVTHVLIFFWCLAFLWGLLILLKYRWRKLEEEEQAMYEMVKKIIDVVQDHYVDWEQDMERYPYVGILHVRDSLIPPQSRRRMKRVWDRAVEFLASNESRIQTESHRVAGEDMLVWRWTKPSSFSDSER; via the exons ATGGCCGGCCTGTCGGACCTGGAGTTGCGGCGGGAGCTGCAGGCCCTGGGCTTCCAGCCAGGCCCCATCACTGACACCACTCGGAACGTCTACCGCAACAAGCTGCGCCGCCTGCGGGACGAGGCCCGGCTGCGCGACGACGAGCGGCTGCGGGACGAGGCCCGGCCGCGGGGCCCCGAGCGTCAGCGGGAGGAGGCCCGGCTACGCGAGGAAGCGCCGCTGCGCGCGCGGCCCGCCTCGGCCGCCCTGCGGTCGGAGCCCTGGTTGTCCCCGCCGCCCCCGAGCGCGGCTTCCGACGCCGCAGGGCCTTACGGCAACTCCGGGGCCTCCGCCTCTCCCTGGGCCGCAAGCCGGGGCCTCTCCTACCCGACCCACGCCGGGCCCGGGCCGCTGCGGCGTCGCGCCTCGGTCCGGGGCAGCTCCGAGGACGACGAGGATGCGCGGACGCCGGACAGGGCCGCCGCGGGCCGGGCCCGCCATTGGTGGGCCCCGTCGTCGGCCTCTGCGCGGCCGCACTCCGCGCTCCTCGGCGCCGACACGCGCCCCGGCCTGAAGGGCTCGCGCACGGGCTCTGCGGGCGCGGTGCGGGCCCGGCCCGAGGCGGGCCGGCGGCTGGAGCGCTGCCTGTCCCGCCTCCtgctctgggccagcctggggctGCTGCTCGTCTTCCTGGCCATCCTCTGGGTGAAGATGGGCAAGCCCTCGGCGCCGCAGGAGGCGGAGGACAACA TGAAATTGTTGCCGGTGGACTGTGAGAGGAAAACAGATGAG TTCTGCCAGGCCAAGCAGAAGGCAGCCTTGCTGGAGCTGTTGCATGAGCTCTACAACTTCCTGGCCGTCCAGGCAG GTAATTTTGAGTGTGGCAATCCGGAGAAGCTAAAAAGCAAATGCATCCCTGTTCTGGAGGCTCAGGAGTACATAGCT AATGTGACCAGCAGTCCCTCTACGAGATTTAAGGCCGCGCTGGCCTGGATCCTGAGCAGCAACAAGGACGTGGGCATCTG GCTGAAAGGGGAAGACCCATCTGAGCTGGTGACCACGGTGGACAAAGTGGTCTGCCTAGAGTCCGCCCGGCCCCGGATGGGCGTCGGCTGCCGCCTCAGCCGTGCCCTGCTCACCGCAGTCACCCACGTGCTCATCTTCTTTTGGT GCCTGGCCTTCCTGTGGGGCCTGCTGATCCTCCTGAAGTACCGATGGCGGAAGctggaagaggaagaacaggcCATGTATGAGATGGTGAAGAAGATTATAG ATGTGGTTCAGGACCACTATGTGGACTGGGAACAGGACATGGAGCGCTACCCATACGTGGGCATCCTCCACGTGCGCGACAGTCTAATCCCCCCACAGAGCAG GCGGCGCATGAAGCGAGTGTGGGACCGCGCGGTGGAATTCCTGGCCTCCAATGAATCTCGGATCCAGACTGAGTCCCACCGAGTAGCCGGGGAGGACATGCTGGTGTGGAGATGGACTaagccttcctctttctctgactcaGAGCGATAG